A genomic region of Miscanthus floridulus cultivar M001 chromosome 3, ASM1932011v1, whole genome shotgun sequence contains the following coding sequences:
- the LOC136546266 gene encoding aspartyl protease family protein At5g10770-like — protein MAWGGCTAAAAAPLLLLLLAAAAGGNGGVHCLHLDAGRRHRHHLSRRALQGRQRHHLRSRAVDGATVLELRHHSFSTAPASSRKEEVDGLLSTDAARVSSLQRRIDGYRLMITSSTAAAVAVTASKAQVPVTSGAKLRTLNYVATVGLGGGEATVIVDTASELTWVQCAPCESCHDQQGPLFDPSSSPSYAAVPCNSSSCDALQLATGGVSGAAACGGGADGGQGQDQQQPAAACSYTLSYRDGSYSRGVLAHDRLSLAGEVIDGFVFGCGTSNQGPPFGGTSGLMGLGRSQLSLVSQTMDQFGGVFSYCLPLKESDSSGSLALGDDSSVYWNSTPVVYASMVSDPLQGPFYFVNLTGITVGGQEVESSGFSAAAGGGNKAIIDSGTVITSLVPSIYNAVKAEFLSQFAEYPQAPGFSILDTCFNMTGLREVQVPSLKLVFDGGVEVEVDSGGVLYFVSSDSSQVCLAMAALKSEYETNIIGNYQQKNLRVIFDTSGSQVGFAQEMCGYI, from the exons ATGGCATGGGGAGGTTGCACTGCTGCGGCAGCTGctcccctgctgctgctcctcctcgccgcagcagcaggcGGTAATGGCGGCGTGCATTGCCTTCACCTTGACGCGGGGCGGCGGCACCGGCACCACCTGAGCAGGAGAGCCTTGCAGGGGAGGCAGAGGCACCACCTTAGGTCAA GAGCCGTGGACGGCGCCACGGTGCTCGAGCTGAGGCACCACAGCTTCAGCACCGCGCCGGCCAGTAGCAGGAAGGAGGAGGTCGACGGTCTCCTATCCACCGACGCCGCGCGCGTCTCGTCGCTGCAACGGCGAATCGACGGCTACAGGCTGATGATCACCTCGTCgaccgcggcggcggtggcggtgaccGCGTCCAAGGCGCAGGTGCCCGTCACCTCGGGCGCGAAGCTCCGGACGCTCAACTACGTGGCCACCGTCGGCCTGGGTGGCGGCGAGGCGACGGTGATCGTGGACACGGCCAGCGAGCTGACCTGGGTGCAGTGCGCGCCGTGCGAGTCGTGCCACGACCAGCAGGGCCCGCTCTTCGACCCGTCCTCGTCGCCGTCCTACGCCGCGGTGCCGTGCAACTCCTCCTCCTGCGACGCGCTGCAGCTGGCCACGGGCGGTGTGTCTGGCGCcgcggcgtgcggcggcggcgccgacggCGGCCAGGGCCAGGACCAGCAGCAGCCGGCGGCGGCCTGCAGCTACACGCTCAGCTACCGCGACGGCTCCTACTCCCGCGGCGTCCTGGCGCACGACAGGCTCAGCCTGGCCGGGGAGGTCATCGACGGCTTCGTGTTCGGCTGCGGCACCAGCAACCAGGGCCCGCCGTTCGGCGGCACGTCTGGCCTCATGGGGCTCGGCCGGAGCCAGCTCTCGCTCGTCTCCCAGACTATGGACCAGTTCGGCGGCGTCTTCTCCTACTGCCTCCCGCTCAAGGAGTCCGACTCGTCAGGGTCGCTGGCCCTCGGCGACGACTCGTCGGTGTACTGGAATTCGACCCCGGTCGTGTACGCCTCCATGGTGTCCGATCCGCTCCAAGGACCCTTCTACTTCGTGAACCTGACCGGGATCACGGTCGGCGGTCAGGAGGTGGAATCCTCAGGCTTctcggccgccgccggcggcggcaacAAGGCTATCATCGACTCCGGCACCGTGATCACCAGCCTCGTGCCGTCGATCTACAACGCCGTCAAGGCCGAGTTCCTGAGCCAGTTCGCGGAGTACCCGCAGGCTCCAGGGTTCTCCATCCTCGACACTTGCTTCAACATGACCGGGCTCAGAGAGGTCCAGGTGCCCAGCCTGAAGCTCGTGTTCGACGGcggcgtggaggtggaggtggactccGGTGGCGTGCTCTACTTCGTCAGCAGCGACTCCTCCCAGGTGTGCCTCGCCATGGCCGCCCTGAAATCTGAGTACGAGACCAACATCATCGGCAACTACCAGCAGAAGAACTTGAGGGTCATCTTTGACACCTCAGGGTCGCAGGTTGGTTTCGCACAGGAGATGTGTGGTTATATTTGA